From the Candidatus Zixiibacteriota bacterium genome, one window contains:
- the rpiB gene encoding ribose 5-phosphate isomerase B translates to MRIAIGCDHAGLKFKEKVKEILISWGHDVVDFGTHSEDSVDYPDYGLKVALAVAGGDVDRGVTICWTGNGMNITANKIKGIRAGLALNAEMAFLTRSHNDANVLTLAQKYTPEDQIEEILKSFIDTPFEGGRHLPRVNKIRAVEEGLSVTD, encoded by the coding sequence CATGCTGGTCTGAAGTTCAAGGAGAAGGTCAAAGAGATCCTGATTTCATGGGGACACGACGTTGTTGATTTTGGCACCCACTCAGAAGATTCGGTTGACTATCCTGACTATGGATTGAAAGTTGCCCTAGCTGTCGCCGGGGGAGACGTAGACCGAGGGGTTACAATTTGCTGGACCGGCAACGGAATGAACATCACTGCCAACAAAATTAAAGGTATCCGGGCTGGACTGGCCCTGAATGCCGAGATGGCTTTTCTGACCCGGTCGCACAATGATGCCAATGTCCTTACCCTTGCACAGAAATATACGCCGGAAGATCAGATCGAAGAGATTCTCAAGAGTTTCATCGATACTCCGTTTGAGGGTGGACGGCATCTTCCTCGAGTAAATAAGATTCGTGCGGTGGAAGAAGGTCTGTCGGTGACTGATTAA
- a CDS encoding TetR/AcrR family transcriptional regulator — MTRKEDILQAAQQLFSRFGLKKVTISDIASEAHVSKGTIYKLYRNKGEVFDDVVKTEADMLLQAIQEAVDGEDTVLGKFKAHLLTKMEKFRDLINFYQVTQETSQDYWPFVAETREWFLAQERKIVEDVLRQGNESGELDVKDPALVSHMMVVSLKAQEYSWATKGMGVSLEDYVEMMMDVMINGIRKR; from the coding sequence GTGACCAGGAAAGAAGACATTCTTCAAGCTGCGCAGCAGCTTTTCTCCCGTTTCGGGCTTAAAAAGGTCACGATTTCCGACATTGCCAGCGAGGCGCATGTTTCCAAGGGTACCATTTACAAGCTCTATCGCAACAAGGGAGAGGTTTTCGACGACGTTGTCAAAACCGAGGCCGACATGTTGTTGCAGGCGATACAGGAAGCCGTAGATGGTGAAGATACAGTACTCGGCAAGTTCAAGGCTCACCTGTTGACCAAGATGGAGAAGTTTCGTGATCTGATCAATTTCTATCAGGTTACGCAGGAAACTTCCCAGGACTATTGGCCGTTTGTGGCGGAGACTCGGGAGTGGTTTCTTGCACAAGAGAGGAAGATAGTTGAGGATGTTCTTCGTCAGGGGAATGAATCCGGCGAACTGGATGTAAAAGATCCTGCTCTGGTATCGCATATGATGGTCGTTTCTCTGAAAGCGCAGGAGTACTCATGGGCCACTAAGGGGATGGGCGTATCGCTTGAGGATTATGTTGAGATGATGATGGATGTGATGATCAACGGCATCAGGAAGAGGTAG